The following coding sequences lie in one Paenibacillus durus ATCC 35681 genomic window:
- a CDS encoding aminotransferase class IV — protein MNYIGLNGGVVDAGDAVVSVRDHGFLYGIGLFETFRTYGGRPFLLERHLERMAEGCRQLGIPYKPDPVGLTDWIAELMKRNGLQEAYIRYTVTAGEDVLGLPAGDYTRPNQVLFTKALPQRPVELDINGKELQLLKLPRNTPEGPVRFKSLHYMNNILAKRELSLYPSAARSAEGLMLTERGEVAEGIVSNVFFVKEGRLFTPDESAGILPGITREMVMELAGTEGLEVETGLYPWEMLSTADEVFLTNSIQEIVPVTILWKENERMVVGSGSAGPVTSVLLKKYRQRAGVEQ, from the coding sequence ATGAATTATATAGGATTGAATGGCGGCGTCGTAGACGCCGGAGATGCCGTGGTTTCCGTCAGGGATCACGGCTTTTTGTATGGCATCGGCTTATTCGAGACGTTCCGGACGTACGGGGGCAGGCCGTTTTTGCTCGAGCGGCATCTGGAGCGTATGGCGGAAGGCTGCCGTCAGCTTGGCATTCCTTATAAGCCCGATCCTGTCGGCCTAACGGATTGGATCGCGGAGCTGATGAAGCGGAACGGGCTGCAAGAAGCCTACATCCGTTACACCGTAACCGCCGGCGAGGATGTTCTCGGCCTTCCGGCGGGAGACTATACCCGTCCCAATCAGGTGTTGTTCACTAAAGCGCTGCCACAGCGCCCTGTCGAGTTGGATATAAATGGCAAAGAGCTGCAACTGCTCAAGCTGCCTCGGAATACGCCGGAAGGCCCGGTACGCTTCAAGTCGCTGCATTATATGAACAATATTTTGGCCAAAAGAGAACTGTCACTCTACCCGTCCGCTGCCCGAAGTGCGGAAGGCCTGATGTTAACCGAGCGCGGAGAAGTGGCGGAAGGCATTGTCAGCAATGTGTTTTTTGTGAAAGAGGGACGATTGTTCACACCGGATGAGTCGGCAGGCATACTCCCGGGAATTACCCGGGAAATGGTCATGGAGCTTGCCGGGACCGAAGGTCTTGAGGTGGAGACAGGATTGTACCCTTGGGAAATGCTGAGTACGGCGGACGAAGTCTTTTTGACCAATTCTATTCAAGAGATCGTGCCAGTAACGATTCTATGGAAAGAGAATGAACGCATGGTAGTCGGAAGCGGATCGGCAGGACCCGTCACCTCCGTGCTTCTAAAGAAATACAGACAGAGAGCGGGAGTCGAGCAATGA
- the folB gene encoding dihydroneopterin aldolase: MDKMKLHRMEYYGYHGVFEEERRLGQRYYIDLEFELDLSGAGRSDDLQQTVNYAEAHALVKNIVEQESYKLIEALGERIASAVLDTYTIINAVTVKVTKPHPPFDVHFQGVTVELHRARK, translated from the coding sequence ATGGACAAAATGAAACTTCATCGAATGGAATACTACGGTTATCATGGCGTTTTTGAAGAGGAGCGCAGGCTGGGTCAGCGTTACTACATTGATCTGGAGTTCGAGCTGGACTTAAGCGGAGCAGGGCGAAGCGACGATCTGCAGCAGACAGTAAACTACGCCGAAGCGCATGCTTTGGTTAAAAATATTGTCGAACAGGAGTCCTATAAGCTGATTGAAGCTTTGGGCGAACGTATTGCATCTGCGGTACTTGACACTTATACTATTATCAACGCGGTAACGGTGAAGGTGACCAAACCGCATCCGCCGTTCGACGTTCATTTCCAGGGAGTGACCGTGGAACTGCATAGAGCGAGAAAGTGA
- a CDS encoding anthranilate synthase component I family protein, translating into MEIVTGWKEWEQWAGEGWNILPLIIRSQLDPGGLPHSWKKAWEIASPYSVVLESGKGGRYTYVGLRPSSVLAGKEGHAEVLRIAAGSASNAGSAAGDGTEGLEGAPLEVLREWMAPFKAPRPEDSGLPPFTGGCVGFLSYDVVRSLERLPSSSEDHPGFPDYLWMRLDEMWIYDHEQHQLYCALHPSVPANVSAAASAAELKALYEETLEKAEEMLEKWRQICEAAEAAEEAEPDTSSVPDIPAATESGEWPGMFSAFTREKFQQAVLDIQEYIRQGDVFQVNLSLRQEAPLTSSPEEVYEWLRRLNPSPYMGLLRSPGFALSSASPELLVKLHGDKVSARPIAGTRRRGLTPAEDAAMEAELRGSAKETAEHIMLVDLERNDIGRVSAYGTVNVPELMTVERYSHVMHLVSQVNGRIAEGKDAYDVIAALFPGGTITGAPKVRTMEIIEELEPVRRGPYTGSMGWIDYGGNMELNIIIRTLVVKDGIGYIQTGAGIVIDSDPYREYRECHNKAKAIVKAVLCSEAIRESQPGGGAEGAK; encoded by the coding sequence TTGGAGATCGTCACGGGTTGGAAGGAATGGGAGCAGTGGGCCGGCGAGGGCTGGAATATCCTGCCTCTAATCATACGGTCGCAGCTTGACCCGGGCGGATTGCCGCACTCTTGGAAAAAAGCGTGGGAAATCGCATCGCCTTACTCTGTGGTGCTGGAGAGCGGAAAGGGCGGGCGTTATACGTACGTTGGACTTCGCCCTTCATCCGTGCTGGCAGGCAAGGAGGGACATGCCGAGGTACTGCGGATTGCCGCCGGAAGTGCGTCAAATGCGGGCAGTGCGGCAGGAGATGGGACCGAGGGGCTGGAAGGCGCGCCGCTTGAGGTGCTGCGGGAATGGATGGCGCCCTTTAAAGCACCCCGGCCTGAGGATTCCGGGCTTCCGCCGTTTACAGGGGGCTGCGTCGGCTTCCTGTCGTATGATGTGGTCCGCTCGCTTGAACGGCTGCCTTCTTCCTCGGAGGATCATCCGGGATTTCCTGATTATCTCTGGATGCGCCTGGACGAGATGTGGATCTACGACCACGAGCAGCACCAGTTGTACTGCGCACTGCATCCTTCGGTTCCAGCCAACGTCTCGGCTGCCGCTTCCGCCGCAGAACTTAAAGCGCTCTATGAAGAGACGTTGGAAAAAGCAGAGGAAATGCTGGAAAAGTGGCGGCAGATTTGCGAAGCAGCGGAAGCGGCTGAGGAAGCTGAACCGGACACTTCCAGTGTTCCGGATATCCCCGCAGCGACCGAATCCGGTGAATGGCCGGGGATGTTCTCGGCATTTACCAGAGAGAAGTTCCAGCAGGCTGTGCTGGATATCCAGGAATACATCCGCCAAGGCGATGTATTCCAGGTGAACCTGTCGCTGCGGCAGGAAGCGCCGCTTACCTCCTCGCCGGAAGAGGTGTACGAGTGGCTGCGCAGGCTCAACCCGTCCCCGTACATGGGGCTGCTGCGCTCGCCTGGCTTCGCGCTGTCCAGCGCTTCGCCGGAGCTGCTGGTCAAGCTGCACGGGGACAAAGTGAGCGCACGGCCAATCGCCGGCACCCGGCGCCGGGGCCTGACTCCCGCGGAGGACGCCGCCATGGAGGCGGAGCTGCGCGGGAGCGCCAAAGAGACGGCCGAGCATATTATGCTCGTCGATCTGGAGCGCAACGACATCGGGCGCGTCTCCGCTTATGGCACGGTCAACGTACCGGAGCTCATGACCGTGGAACGCTATTCGCATGTCATGCACCTCGTTTCCCAGGTCAACGGGCGGATTGCGGAGGGTAAGGATGCCTACGATGTGATCGCGGCCCTATTTCCAGGCGGGACCATTACCGGTGCGCCGAAGGTAAGGACGATGGAGATCATCGAGGAATTGGAGCCTGTCCGGCGTGGTCCGTATACCGGTTCGATGGGCTGGATTGACTACGGCGGCAATATGGAATTAAATATTATTATACGAACGTTGGTTGTAAAGGACGGAATCGGCTATATTCAGACGGGCGCGGGCATCGTGATCGACTCCGATCCTTACCGCGAATACCGGGAATGCCATAATAAAGCCAAGGCCATCGTCAAAGCGGTTCTTTGCAGTGAAGCGATTCGGGAATCGCAGCCTGGCGGCGGCGCGGAGGGAGCAAAATAA
- the pabA gene encoding aminodeoxychorismate/anthranilate synthase component II, giving the protein MILVIDNYDSFTYNLVQYLGELGEEVKVYRNDEITIEEIERLAPDHILISPGPCTPNEAGISLELISHFKGVIPIFGVCLGHQAIGQAFGGNVIRAERLMHGKTSPIHHKGGSVFEGLESPFTATRYHSLLVERESLPDCLEITAETAEGEIMGLRHKEYPIEGVQFHPESIITDHGHTMLRNFLKRKAGKTV; this is encoded by the coding sequence ATGATTTTGGTTATCGACAACTATGACTCTTTTACGTATAATCTCGTGCAGTATTTAGGGGAGCTCGGTGAAGAGGTCAAGGTTTATCGCAACGATGAAATCACCATCGAAGAGATTGAGCGACTGGCGCCGGATCATATCCTGATCTCTCCGGGACCGTGTACGCCGAATGAGGCGGGCATCAGTCTCGAACTGATCAGCCATTTTAAAGGCGTGATCCCGATCTTCGGCGTTTGCCTTGGCCATCAGGCGATCGGACAGGCATTTGGCGGCAATGTTATTCGAGCGGAGCGGCTGATGCATGGCAAAACCTCGCCGATCCATCATAAAGGCGGTTCTGTCTTTGAAGGGTTGGAATCACCATTTACGGCGACCCGGTATCATTCCCTGCTCGTAGAGCGCGAGAGCCTACCCGATTGTCTGGAAATTACTGCTGAAACGGCGGAAGGTGAAATTATGGGACTCCGTCACAAGGAGTATCCGATTGAGGGCGTCCAGTTCCATCCGGAGTCGATTATTACCGATCACGGCCATACGATGCTCCGCAATTTCCTGAAACGAAAAGCCGGGAAGACGGTATGA
- the cysK gene encoding cysteine synthase A has product MSKVVNNVTELIGGTPLVRLNRIVPEGAAEIYVKLEYQNPGSSVKDRIAVSIVEEAEKQGRLKPGDTILEATSGNTGIGLAMVAAAKGYKAIIVMPETMSLERRNLLRAYGAELVLTPGSEGMNGAVKKAEAILAENPNYFVAEQFKNPANVKIHRETTGPEIVEAIDSIGGSLDAFIAGIGTGGTITGAGEVLKEKYPDIKIYAVEPAASPILAGGKPGPHKIQGIGANFIPDILNQNVYDEIIHIENDEAFDTARRVAKEEGILSGISSGAAIFAAIKVAKELGAGKRVVAIVPSNGERYLSTPLYNYEA; this is encoded by the coding sequence ATGTCTAAAGTGGTCAACAATGTAACCGAACTAATTGGAGGCACCCCGCTTGTGCGCCTGAACCGGATCGTACCGGAAGGTGCTGCGGAAATCTATGTGAAGCTTGAATACCAGAACCCGGGCTCCAGCGTTAAGGACCGGATTGCGGTCAGCATTGTGGAAGAAGCCGAGAAGCAAGGCCGTCTGAAACCAGGAGATACGATCCTTGAGGCAACCAGCGGCAATACGGGTATCGGACTGGCAATGGTAGCGGCGGCTAAAGGATACAAAGCCATTATCGTTATGCCTGAGACGATGAGCTTGGAGCGCCGCAACCTGCTTCGCGCCTATGGCGCGGAATTGGTTCTGACACCGGGATCGGAAGGCATGAACGGCGCGGTCAAGAAAGCCGAAGCCATTCTGGCTGAGAACCCGAACTACTTTGTTGCCGAGCAGTTCAAGAATCCGGCCAACGTGAAGATTCACCGTGAAACGACGGGACCGGAAATCGTTGAAGCGATCGATTCGATCGGCGGGTCGCTGGACGCTTTCATCGCGGGTATTGGCACAGGCGGAACGATTACAGGCGCCGGTGAAGTGCTGAAAGAGAAATATCCGGATATCAAGATTTACGCGGTAGAGCCTGCGGCTTCGCCAATTCTTGCGGGAGGCAAACCGGGACCTCACAAAATTCAAGGTATCGGAGCCAACTTTATCCCTGATATTCTGAACCAAAATGTTTACGATGAAATTATTCATATTGAAAATGATGAAGCGTTTGATACAGCGCGCCGTGTAGCCAAAGAAGAGGGCATCCTGTCCGGCATTTCTTCGGGAGCTGCGATTTTTGCAGCGATCAAAGTAGCCAAGGAACTGGGCGCCGGCAAACGCGTGGTTGCAATCGTTCCGAGTAACGGCGAACGTTACCTCAGCACACCGCTGTACAACTACGAAGCTTAA
- the hslO gene encoding Hsp33 family molecular chaperone HslO, whose translation MQNKKDRLVRGTALNGRVRAFAVRTTELTAELQRRHDTYPTATAALGRTVTAAAMMGAMLKGKEMINIQVKGGGPIGQIVAEANAEGEVRGYVQNPHVHLPSNSLGKLDVAGAVGTEGFIHVIKDLGLKEPYRGSVPIVSGELGDDFTYYFAVSEQTNSAVGLGVLVDTDNSVKVAGGFIIQLLPGLSDEEITEIEHNLSSTPSVTALLDQGVEPEEMLRRILPDTEVLDEMEIRFQCHCSREKVEQTLLSLGAYELEQMIEEDGQAEVVCHFCNEAYSFNKAELQEILNQAK comes from the coding sequence ATGCAAAATAAAAAAGACCGATTGGTACGGGGAACGGCACTTAATGGCAGGGTACGGGCTTTTGCGGTTCGCACAACGGAACTTACAGCCGAGCTTCAGCGCAGGCATGATACGTATCCGACGGCTACGGCCGCGCTCGGACGCACGGTTACCGCAGCCGCCATGATGGGCGCCATGCTCAAAGGCAAGGAAATGATCAATATCCAGGTCAAAGGCGGCGGTCCGATCGGGCAGATTGTCGCAGAGGCTAACGCTGAGGGAGAGGTTCGCGGCTATGTCCAGAATCCTCATGTTCATCTGCCGAGCAACAGTCTGGGCAAGCTGGACGTGGCGGGAGCAGTCGGTACCGAAGGCTTCATCCATGTCATTAAGGATCTCGGTCTCAAGGAGCCTTACCGTGGCAGTGTGCCGATTGTTTCCGGTGAGCTCGGCGACGATTTTACGTATTACTTTGCCGTCTCCGAGCAGACGAACTCTGCGGTGGGACTAGGTGTACTAGTCGATACGGATAACAGCGTCAAGGTGGCTGGCGGATTTATTATTCAGCTGCTGCCGGGCCTGAGCGATGAGGAGATTACGGAAATTGAGCATAACTTAAGCTCGACTCCTTCAGTTACAGCGCTGCTCGATCAGGGTGTGGAGCCGGAGGAGATGCTGCGCCGCATTTTGCCCGATACGGAAGTGCTGGACGAAATGGAAATTAGATTTCAGTGTCATTGCTCCCGCGAGAAAGTGGAGCAGACTCTGCTCAGCCTCGGCGCATATGAATTGGAGCAGATGATCGAGGAAGATGGTCAGGCCGAAGTGGTATGCCATTTCTGCAACGAAGCCTATTCTTTTAACAAGGCGGAGCTACAGGAAATTCTCAATCAAGCGAAATAG
- the folP gene encoding dihydropteroate synthase, translating to MKPILYTRKYTSGPMELTLGTRTLIMGILNVTPDSFSDGGLWDKPEAAVRHALQMVEEGADMIDIGGESTRPGHEPVSADEELSRILPVIEAIHRAAPQIPLSIDTYKAEVAKQAIAAGAHIINDIWGGKADPLMAKVAAEADCPIILMHNRKDRDYTDLQAEMIADLRESIDLALQAGVRAEQIILDPGIGFAKDYHENLRAMMSLDSLTELGYPVLLATSRKRFIRMALDLPVDDVVEGTAATVAFGIAQGCQIVRVHDVRLIKRTVTMCDAMLYSDVNNERWHPLWTK from the coding sequence ATGAAGCCTATACTGTATACGCGAAAATATACCAGCGGTCCTATGGAGCTTACCTTGGGGACGCGGACATTGATTATGGGCATCCTGAATGTCACACCGGATTCCTTTTCGGACGGCGGATTATGGGACAAGCCCGAAGCTGCGGTCAGGCATGCCTTGCAGATGGTGGAGGAAGGCGCCGACATGATCGATATCGGAGGCGAATCGACGCGTCCCGGTCACGAACCGGTGAGCGCTGACGAGGAGCTGTCGCGCATCCTTCCCGTTATTGAAGCGATTCACCGCGCCGCGCCGCAAATTCCGCTATCGATCGACACCTATAAGGCGGAGGTGGCGAAGCAGGCGATTGCCGCCGGAGCGCATATCATCAACGACATTTGGGGCGGCAAGGCTGATCCTCTCATGGCAAAGGTCGCCGCAGAAGCTGATTGTCCGATTATTTTGATGCATAACCGCAAGGACCGGGATTATACCGATTTGCAGGCTGAAATGATCGCTGATCTCCGCGAGAGCATCGATTTGGCTTTACAGGCGGGAGTCCGGGCGGAACAGATCATCCTTGACCCCGGCATTGGTTTCGCCAAGGATTATCATGAGAATTTGCGGGCAATGATGTCGCTGGACTCTTTGACAGAGCTCGGCTATCCGGTGCTGCTCGCCACATCGCGCAAACGATTCATCCGCATGGCGCTTGACCTGCCGGTTGACGATGTCGTCGAAGGTACGGCGGCAACCGTAGCTTTTGGCATTGCTCAGGGCTGTCAAATTGTGCGCGTACACGATGTACGGCTGATCAAACGGACGGTTACGATGTGCGACGCCATGCTCTATTCCGACGTTAATAATGAAAGGTGGCATCCCCTATGGACAAAATGA
- the folK gene encoding 2-amino-4-hydroxy-6-hydroxymethyldihydropteridine diphosphokinase yields MNNHSTSELSEAYIALGANLGDREKSLNEALTLLNAHADIQVLRCSGAYETEPVGYADQPNFLNMAAAVRTSLMPEALLKVMLEIEDQLGRVRTIRNGPRTVDLDLLWMDGKVLDTPLLILPHPRMQERAFVLFPLRDIVPKDEPSGLLELMTKALGKLDGREGIKLWTTSVWGEGFGHTES; encoded by the coding sequence ATGAATAATCATTCCACCTCTGAACTGTCAGAGGCTTATATTGCTTTAGGGGCCAATTTGGGGGACCGCGAAAAAAGTCTAAATGAGGCCCTCACTCTGCTCAATGCTCATGCCGATATTCAAGTCTTGCGCTGTTCCGGCGCATATGAGACCGAGCCTGTCGGTTATGCGGACCAACCGAATTTTTTAAACATGGCGGCGGCTGTACGCACATCGCTGATGCCCGAAGCGCTGCTGAAAGTGATGCTGGAGATTGAGGATCAGCTGGGACGGGTGAGGACAATACGTAACGGCCCCCGGACGGTAGATTTGGATTTGCTGTGGATGGATGGCAAGGTGCTTGACACTCCTCTTTTGATTCTGCCGCATCCCCGTATGCAGGAACGCGCATTCGTGCTTTTTCCGCTCCGCGATATTGTGCCGAAGGACGAACCGTCCGGTCTGCTGGAGTTGATGACGAAAGCGCTGGGCAAGTTAGACGGAAGGGAAGGAATCAAGTTGTGGACAACAAGCGTATGGGGAGAAGGATTCGGGCATACCGAAAGCTAA
- the nadC gene encoding carboxylating nicotinate-nucleotide diphosphorylase, translating into MMFNGYNEQLVQSIKNWLREDVGSGDVTTLTTIAPGHQSKGIIHAKEEGVVCGIPVAELVFEVVDPGLSFTPFVKEGEHVAKGTVIAEVEGSTHAILTGERLALNLMQRLSGVATRTASFVQALDGLPAKLVDTRKTTPGHRMLEKYAVRVGGGANHRFGLYDAVMIKDNHIKGAGGIQKAVSRARANIPHTMTIEVETESLEQVEEALAAGADIIMLDNMSLELMTEAVRKIKTKAPHVKTEASGSVSLETVRGIAETGVDVISVGRLTYSFSSLDISLDLNEKKEDALS; encoded by the coding sequence ATGATGTTTAACGGATATAACGAACAACTGGTGCAATCCATCAAGAACTGGCTGAGGGAGGATGTCGGTTCCGGCGATGTAACCACTCTGACGACGATTGCGCCCGGACATCAGTCCAAAGGAATTATTCATGCAAAAGAAGAAGGCGTGGTCTGCGGCATTCCCGTCGCGGAGCTGGTATTCGAGGTAGTCGATCCAGGCCTGTCCTTTACCCCATTCGTGAAGGAAGGCGAACATGTAGCGAAGGGAACCGTGATTGCAGAAGTGGAAGGCAGCACCCACGCGATTTTGACCGGAGAGCGGCTTGCGCTGAATTTAATGCAGCGGCTTTCTGGGGTGGCGACGCGGACAGCCTCGTTCGTGCAGGCGCTGGACGGACTGCCGGCAAAGCTGGTGGATACACGCAAGACTACGCCTGGACACCGGATGCTGGAGAAGTATGCGGTTCGCGTCGGCGGAGGCGCCAATCACCGGTTCGGTTTATACGATGCCGTTATGATCAAGGATAATCATATTAAAGGCGCAGGGGGCATTCAGAAGGCCGTCAGCAGAGCCCGGGCCAACATTCCGCATACCATGACGATTGAAGTGGAAACGGAAAGCTTGGAACAGGTGGAGGAGGCGCTGGCCGCAGGCGCGGATATTATTATGCTCGATAACATGTCTCTTGAATTAATGACAGAAGCTGTGCGTAAAATTAAGACGAAGGCGCCGCATGTGAAGACGGAGGCTTCGGGAAGTGTATCGCTGGAAACGGTGCGCGGCATCGCAGAAACGGGTGTCGATGTCATTTCTGTCGGACGACTCACGTATTCCTTTTCCAGTTTGGATATCAGTCTGGATCTGAATGAGAAGAAGGAGGACGCTTTGTCATGA
- a CDS encoding type III pantothenate kinase has protein sequence MMLAVDIGNTNIVLGVYRQRELLHHFRLSTARQATADEYGILIHNLFNMSGLSVKNVEGVIISSVVPPLVHVIVEMCVKYIGKEPLVVGPGIKTGLNLRYENPREVGADRIVNAVAAIERYQCPLVVVDFGTATTFDCIDGNANYLGGAIVPGIGISTEALYLRASKLPRIELEKPKKVIGRNTVHAMQAGIIFGYAGQVEGIVRRIKAEMNAPRLKVIATGGLAPLIAGETDCIDEIDSMLTLEGLRIIYDRNQ, from the coding sequence ATGATGCTGGCCGTGGATATCGGCAATACGAATATTGTGCTTGGGGTTTACCGGCAGCGGGAACTCCTGCACCATTTCCGGCTGAGCACGGCGCGGCAAGCGACCGCGGATGAGTACGGGATTTTGATTCACAATTTATTTAATATGTCGGGTCTGTCCGTTAAAAATGTGGAAGGAGTCATCATTTCTTCCGTCGTCCCTCCGCTCGTGCATGTAATCGTGGAAATGTGTGTCAAATATATTGGCAAAGAGCCGCTGGTAGTCGGGCCCGGAATCAAGACCGGGCTCAATCTGCGTTACGAGAACCCTCGGGAGGTCGGCGCGGACCGTATCGTGAACGCCGTGGCCGCCATTGAGCGCTATCAATGTCCGCTAGTCGTCGTCGACTTTGGCACCGCCACAACATTTGACTGTATCGACGGAAACGCCAATTATCTGGGAGGCGCCATTGTGCCGGGCATCGGCATTTCCACCGAGGCGTTATATCTGCGGGCGTCCAAGCTGCCGAGAATCGAGCTCGAGAAGCCCAAGAAAGTAATCGGCCGAAATACCGTGCATGCGATGCAGGCCGGGATTATTTTCGGCTACGCAGGACAGGTGGAAGGCATTGTAAGGCGCATTAAGGCCGAGATGAATGCTCCCAGACTGAAGGTCATCGCGACGGGAGGACTGGCGCCGCTAATTGCGGGCGAGACGGACTGCATTGATGAAATCGATTCGATGCTCACCCTGGAGGGGCTGCGCATTATTTATGACCGCAATCAATAA
- a CDS encoding helix-turn-helix transcriptional regulator: MGRRIRAYRKLKGYTQQELADRAGISLAVLGAAERGNRCLEDQILDKIAIVLEVGVKELTDSSSI; encoded by the coding sequence ATGGGGAGAAGGATTCGGGCATACCGAAAGCTAAAAGGCTATACACAGCAGGAACTTGCGGACCGTGCGGGCATTTCACTCGCTGTGCTCGGGGCGGCGGAGCGGGGAAACCGATGCTTGGAAGATCAAATTTTAGATAAAATTGCGATAGTTTTGGAAGTCGGGGTCAAGGAATTGACCGACTCATCCTCAATATAA
- a CDS encoding peptidylprolyl isomerase, whose protein sequence is MTRQERALRNSVLVLAGLVLLLSVLLIWEWRKGKGTEGNGGDGKRIAKVAGQSISLREWRDELQNRYGDEVLLAMLNRIAVETEAKKLGISVSEQEVDRELRTAASGYGSEEEYYLQMETELGMTKEEVREETRYRLMLQAVATAGIVIGEREIDEYLQQDPSLLHPVKEIELSIIKVNSEREAEQVLNRLEDGEDFAELAKQLSIDEDSRVRGGRVGTVEEDNPYWPQELLKAAAELDPGTAAGPFQVDGGYAVIRTDKVTVPKMPSEREIREQVRMELALEQAPPLQKVESDLRAKYDAAIDIDKGLQD, encoded by the coding sequence ATGACAAGACAGGAACGCGCTTTGCGCAACTCCGTTCTCGTTCTGGCTGGATTGGTTCTGCTTCTGTCCGTCCTTCTCATATGGGAATGGCGCAAGGGAAAAGGGACGGAAGGGAACGGCGGAGACGGAAAAAGAATAGCGAAGGTGGCCGGCCAATCCATCTCGCTGCGGGAGTGGAGAGATGAGCTCCAAAATAGATACGGCGATGAAGTGCTGCTAGCCATGCTTAACCGGATTGCGGTAGAGACGGAAGCCAAGAAGCTCGGAATCTCCGTCTCAGAGCAGGAGGTCGACCGGGAATTGCGGACGGCGGCTTCCGGTTACGGCTCGGAGGAAGAATATTACTTGCAGATGGAAACAGAGCTTGGCATGACCAAGGAGGAAGTCCGGGAAGAAACCAGGTACAGGCTTATGCTCCAAGCGGTGGCAACGGCCGGAATTGTAATCGGGGAAAGGGAGATCGATGAGTATTTGCAGCAGGACCCAAGCCTTCTTCACCCGGTTAAGGAGATCGAGCTGTCAATTATTAAGGTAAATTCCGAAAGGGAAGCGGAACAGGTGCTGAACCGTTTGGAAGACGGTGAGGATTTTGCGGAATTGGCAAAGCAGCTTTCGATTGATGAGGACAGCAGGGTTCGAGGGGGCCGGGTCGGTACAGTGGAGGAAGACAATCCTTATTGGCCGCAGGAACTGCTGAAGGCAGCGGCGGAGCTGGACCCTGGCACTGCTGCCGGTCCGTTTCAGGTAGATGGCGGTTATGCCGTGATTCGGACAGACAAAGTAACCGTCCCGAAGATGCCGAGCGAACGGGAAATAAGAGAGCAGGTCCGCATGGAGCTTGCACTGGAGCAGGCTCCTCCGCTGCAGAAGGTCGAGAGCGATCTCCGCGCCAAATATGATGCCGCAATAGATATTGACAAGGGACTTCAAGATTGA